The proteins below come from a single Vibrio natriegens NBRC 15636 = ATCC 14048 = DSM 759 genomic window:
- the deoC gene encoding deoxyribose-phosphate aldolase — MSDLKAAALRALKLMDLTTLNDDDTDAKVISLCHDAKTAVGNTAAICIYPRFIPIAKKTLREQGTPEVRIATVTNFPHGNDDIEIAVAETKAAVAYGADEVDVVFPYRALMAGDEKVGFELVKQCKEACGDILLKVIIETGELKEEALIKKASQICIEAGADFIKTSTGKVPVNATPEYARMMLEVIRDMGVAETVGFKPAGGVRTAEDAAAYLAMADEILGDNWVDARHYRFGASSLLTNLLNTLEVTDETADPTAY, encoded by the coding sequence ATGAGCGATTTAAAAGCAGCAGCACTACGTGCACTAAAACTTATGGATCTAACTACGCTGAATGATGACGACACTGATGCAAAAGTGATCTCACTATGTCATGACGCGAAAACAGCAGTAGGCAACACGGCTGCAATCTGTATTTACCCTCGCTTTATTCCTATTGCTAAGAAGACACTTCGTGAGCAAGGCACACCAGAAGTTCGCATTGCTACCGTGACTAACTTCCCACACGGAAACGACGACATCGAGATCGCAGTTGCTGAAACTAAAGCAGCGGTTGCTTACGGTGCAGACGAAGTTGACGTAGTGTTCCCATACCGTGCACTAATGGCGGGCGATGAGAAAGTGGGCTTTGAACTGGTTAAGCAATGTAAAGAAGCTTGTGGTGACATTCTTCTTAAAGTGATCATCGAAACGGGTGAACTAAAAGAAGAAGCGCTAATCAAAAAAGCTTCACAAATCTGTATCGAAGCGGGTGCAGACTTTATTAAAACTTCAACAGGTAAAGTGCCTGTGAACGCAACACCAGAATACGCTCGAATGATGCTAGAAGTAATTCGTGATATGGGTGTAGCAGAAACAGTAGGTTTCAAACCTGCTGGTGGTGTGCGTACTGCAGAAGACGCAGCGGCTTATCTGGCAATGGCAGATGAAATCTTAGGTGATAACTGGGTTGATGCTCGTCACTACCGTTTCGGTGCATCAAGCCTGCTAACTAACCTGTTAAATACATTAGAAGTAACAGACGAAACGGCTGATCCAACAGCGTACTAA
- the deoD gene encoding purine-nucleoside phosphorylase — protein MATPHINAEMGAFADVVLMPGDPLRAKYIAETFLEDVVQVCDVRNMFGYTGTYKGRKISVMGHGMGIPSCSIYATELIKDFGVKKIIRVGSCGAVNEDIKVRDVVIGMGACTDSKVNRIRFKGHDFAAIADYKMVRAAEDAAKARGIDVKVGNLFSAELFYTPDPEMFDVMDKYGIVGVEMEAAGIYGVAAEYGAKALTICTVSDHIKTGEQTTSDERQTTFNDMMLIALDSVLLGDKE, from the coding sequence ATGGCAACTCCACATATCAATGCTGAAATGGGTGCATTCGCAGACGTAGTACTGATGCCGGGTGATCCGCTACGTGCAAAATACATTGCAGAAACTTTCCTTGAAGACGTTGTTCAAGTGTGTGACGTTCGCAACATGTTCGGTTATACAGGAACATACAAAGGTCGCAAAATCTCTGTAATGGGCCACGGTATGGGCATCCCATCATGTTCGATCTACGCGACTGAACTTATCAAAGACTTCGGTGTGAAAAAGATCATCCGTGTTGGCAGCTGTGGCGCTGTGAATGAAGACATCAAAGTACGTGATGTTGTGATCGGTATGGGCGCGTGTACGGATTCAAAAGTAAACCGCATTCGCTTTAAAGGCCATGACTTCGCTGCTATTGCTGATTACAAAATGGTTCGTGCCGCAGAAGACGCAGCAAAAGCACGTGGCATTGATGTGAAAGTGGGTAACCTTTTCTCTGCAGAGCTTTTCTACACGCCTGATCCAGAAATGTTCGATGTAATGGACAAGTACGGTATTGTGGGTGTTGAAATGGAAGCGGCTGGTATTTACGGCGTAGCAGCAGAATACGGTGCTAAAGCACTAACTATCTGTACGGTTTCTGACCACATCAAAACTGGCGAGCAAACCACTTCAGATGAGCGTCAAACCACGTTCAACGACATGATGCTGATTGCACTGGATTCGGTATTACTTGGTGATAAAGAGTAA
- a CDS encoding phosphopentomutase: MKRAFILVLDSFGIGETADAKEFGDVGSDTLGHIADQCEKGLADNDKRQGALRLPNLSKLGLAMAHKESTGRFAPGLDADAEIIGAYGHAAELSSGKDTPSGHWEIAGVPVLFDWGYFSDKTNSFPEELTNRILERAGLDGYLGNCHASGTQVLDDLGEEHMKTGLPIFYTSADSVFQIACHEETFGLDRLLDLCQIAREELADYNIGRVIARPFIGPGKGQFERTGNRRDLSVEPPSATVLQKLVEEKQGNVVSIGKIADIYANCGITKKVKATGIPALFEATLEQIKEAGDNTIVFTNFVDFDSAYGHRRDVAGYASALEYFDGRINEVLELMDEDDVLILTADHGCDPTWPGTDHTREHIPVLVYGQKVPAGSLGRRETFADIGQTLASYFGTSPMEYGKNFL; this comes from the coding sequence ATGAAAAGAGCATTTATTTTAGTACTAGACTCATTCGGTATCGGTGAAACGGCTGATGCTAAAGAATTTGGTGATGTAGGTTCAGACACTCTAGGTCATATTGCGGACCAGTGTGAAAAAGGCTTAGCAGATAACGACAAACGTCAAGGTGCACTTCGTCTTCCAAACCTATCTAAACTTGGTTTGGCGATGGCACATAAAGAATCAACAGGTCGCTTTGCTCCTGGTCTAGACGCAGATGCAGAAATCATCGGTGCTTACGGTCACGCGGCTGAGCTGTCTTCTGGTAAAGACACTCCGTCTGGTCACTGGGAAATTGCTGGTGTGCCTGTTTTATTTGATTGGGGCTACTTTAGTGACAAAACTAACAGCTTTCCTGAAGAGTTGACGAATCGCATCCTTGAGCGTGCTGGCTTAGATGGCTACTTAGGTAACTGCCATGCTTCTGGTACTCAAGTATTGGATGATTTGGGTGAAGAGCACATGAAGACAGGTTTGCCTATCTTCTATACTTCAGCAGACTCGGTATTCCAGATTGCGTGTCACGAAGAGACATTTGGCCTGGATCGTCTATTAGATCTTTGCCAAATCGCTCGTGAAGAGCTCGCTGATTACAACATTGGCCGTGTTATTGCGCGTCCATTCATTGGCCCGGGCAAAGGTCAGTTTGAACGTACTGGTAACCGCCGTGACTTGTCAGTTGAGCCGCCATCAGCCACTGTTCTACAAAAATTGGTAGAAGAGAAGCAAGGCAATGTTGTTTCTATCGGTAAGATTGCCGATATCTACGCAAACTGCGGTATCACTAAGAAAGTGAAAGCAACAGGTATCCCAGCATTGTTCGAAGCTACGTTAGAGCAGATCAAAGAAGCAGGTGATAACACCATCGTATTCACTAACTTTGTTGATTTCGATTCAGCTTATGGCCACCGTCGTGATGTGGCGGGTTACGCTTCGGCTCTTGAGTACTTTGATGGTCGCATCAACGAAGTGCTAGAGCTGATGGATGAAGACGACGTACTTATCCTAACCGCGGACCACGGTTGTGACCCGACATGGCCAGGTACAGACCATACTCGTGAGCACATCCCAGTATTGGTTTACGGTCAAAAAGTGCCTGCTGGCTCTCTTGGTCGCCGCGAAACGTTCGCAGATATCGGCCAAACGTTGGCGAGCTACTTCGGTACTTCACCAATGGAATACGGTAAGAACTTCCTGTAA
- the deoA gene encoding thymidine phosphorylase, translating into MYLPQEIIRKKRDGEVLSADEINFFIQGVANNTVSEGQIAAFAMTIFFNEMTMDERIALTCAMRDSGMVIDWSHMNFGGPIVDKHSTGGVGDVTSLMLGPMVAACGGFVPMISGRGLGHTGGTLDKLESIPGYNITPTNDVFGQVTKDAGVAIIGQTGDLAPADKRVYATRDITATVDNISLITASILSKKLAAGLESLVMDVKVGSGAFMPTYEASEELAKSIVAVANGAGTKTTAILTDMNQVLASSAGNAVEVREAVRFLTGEYRNPRLLEVTMASCAEMLVLGKLAENTDDARAKLMEVLDNGKAAECFGKMIAGLGGPADFVANYENYLEKAEIIKPVYATETGIVSAMDTRAIGMAVVAMGGGRRVATDEIDYAVGFDEFIRLGEVADSDKPLAVIHARTEEQWEEAAKALRSAIKVGGEYTPTPEVYRQIRAEDI; encoded by the coding sequence ATGTATTTACCGCAAGAAATCATTCGTAAAAAACGTGACGGCGAAGTTCTTTCTGCTGACGAAATCAACTTCTTTATTCAAGGCGTAGCAAATAACACAGTATCTGAAGGTCAGATAGCGGCATTTGCTATGACTATTTTCTTCAATGAAATGACCATGGATGAGCGTATTGCCCTGACTTGTGCAATGCGCGATTCAGGCATGGTTATCGACTGGAGCCACATGAACTTTGGCGGCCCTATTGTCGATAAGCACTCTACAGGTGGCGTGGGTGATGTGACCTCCCTCATGCTTGGCCCAATGGTGGCAGCGTGTGGTGGCTTCGTACCAATGATCTCTGGCCGTGGCCTTGGTCATACTGGCGGTACACTCGATAAATTAGAGTCAATCCCAGGCTACAATATCACGCCAACTAACGACGTATTTGGTCAAGTGACGAAAGACGCTGGCGTTGCGATTATCGGCCAAACGGGCGATCTCGCTCCGGCAGATAAGCGCGTGTACGCAACACGTGATATTACCGCCACTGTTGATAACATCTCTCTGATCACGGCCTCGATTCTGTCTAAGAAATTGGCTGCGGGCTTGGAATCTCTAGTGATGGACGTAAAAGTTGGTTCGGGTGCATTCATGCCAACATATGAAGCATCAGAAGAACTAGCAAAATCTATCGTGGCGGTAGCAAATGGCGCTGGCACTAAAACAACAGCAATCCTGACAGACATGAACCAAGTATTGGCGTCTTCAGCCGGTAATGCGGTTGAAGTGCGTGAAGCGGTTCGTTTCCTGACTGGTGAATACCGAAACCCACGTCTGCTTGAAGTCACAATGGCGTCGTGTGCGGAAATGTTGGTGCTTGGTAAGCTGGCAGAAAATACAGATGACGCACGTGCGAAACTGATGGAAGTGCTCGACAACGGTAAAGCGGCAGAATGCTTCGGCAAGATGATTGCTGGTTTAGGCGGCCCTGCAGACTTCGTAGCAAACTACGAAAACTACCTAGAAAAAGCAGAAATCATCAAGCCAGTGTATGCGACGGAAACAGGCATTGTCTCTGCGATGGACACACGTGCTATCGGTATGGCTGTGGTTGCGATGGGCGGTGGTCGCCGTGTTGCAACGGATGAAATCGACTACGCGGTTGGTTTTGATGAGTTCATCCGTTTGGGTGAGGTCGCTGATAGTGATAAGCCTCTGGCTGTTATCCACGCTCGTACAGAAGAGCAGTGGGAAGAAGCGGCAAAAGCACTACGCAGTGCAATCAAAGTAGGTGGTGAATACACACCAACCCCAGAGGTTTACCGTCAGATTCGTGCAGAAGATATCTAG
- a CDS encoding NupC/NupG family nucleoside CNT transporter, translating to MSLFMSLVGMVVLLAIALAFSSNRKAINFRTVGGAFAIQFALGAFVLYVPWGRDLLNGFSSGVSNVINYGNDGSSFLFGGLVSNKMFEVFGGGGFIFAFRVLPTLIFFSALISVLYYIGVMQWVIKILGGALQKALGTSRAESMSAAANIFVGQTEAPLVVRPFVPKMTQSELFAVMCGGLASVAGGVLAGYASMGVPLEYLVAASFMAAPGGLLFAKILHPETDQPHESIEEAMDGGDDKPVNVIDAAAGGAASGLQLALNVGAMLIAFVGLIALVNGMLGGIGGWFGMPELTLELILGYAFSPLAFLIGVPWAEAVTAGSFIGQKIVVNEFVAYLNFTPYIGENAQVIAATGEVMSEKTTAIISFALCGFANLSSIAILLGGLGGLAPSRRPDIARMGVKAVLAGTLSNLMAATIAGFCLSLAAL from the coding sequence ATGAGCCTGTTTATGAGCCTGGTTGGTATGGTTGTGCTACTTGCTATCGCACTAGCATTCTCATCTAACCGCAAAGCTATCAACTTTAGAACTGTGGGTGGTGCATTCGCTATCCAATTCGCATTAGGTGCATTTGTTCTTTATGTACCTTGGGGCCGTGATCTACTAAACGGTTTCTCTAGTGGTGTATCTAACGTTATCAACTACGGTAACGATGGTTCATCATTCCTGTTCGGTGGTCTTGTTTCTAACAAGATGTTCGAAGTATTCGGTGGCGGTGGTTTCATCTTCGCATTCCGTGTTCTTCCTACACTGATCTTCTTCTCTGCTCTGATCTCAGTTCTGTACTACATTGGCGTTATGCAATGGGTTATCAAGATTCTTGGTGGTGCACTACAGAAAGCGCTTGGTACTTCTCGTGCAGAATCAATGTCAGCAGCAGCTAACATTTTCGTAGGTCAAACTGAAGCGCCACTTGTGGTTCGTCCATTCGTTCCAAAAATGACTCAATCAGAGCTATTCGCGGTAATGTGTGGTGGTCTAGCTTCTGTTGCTGGTGGTGTACTAGCGGGTTACGCATCAATGGGTGTACCTCTAGAATACCTAGTTGCAGCATCATTCATGGCAGCACCTGGTGGTCTACTATTCGCTAAAATTCTTCACCCTGAAACCGATCAGCCTCATGAAAGTATCGAAGAGGCAATGGACGGCGGTGACGACAAACCTGTTAACGTAATCGACGCGGCAGCGGGCGGTGCAGCTTCTGGTCTACAACTAGCACTAAACGTAGGTGCAATGCTAATCGCATTCGTAGGTCTGATTGCTCTTGTTAACGGTATGCTAGGCGGCATCGGTGGTTGGTTCGGTATGCCTGAGCTGACTCTTGAGCTAATCCTGGGTTACGCGTTCTCTCCACTAGCATTCCTAATCGGTGTTCCATGGGCTGAAGCAGTAACTGCTGGTTCATTCATCGGTCAGAAAATTGTAGTGAACGAATTCGTTGCATACTTGAACTTCACGCCTTACATCGGTGAAAACGCTCAAGTAATCGCAGCAACTGGTGAAGTAATGTCTGAGAAGACTACGGCTATCATCTCATTTGCACTGTGTGGCTTCGCGAACCTTTCTTCTATCGCGATCCTACTAGGTGGTCTGGGTGGTCTAGCGCCAAGCCGTCGTCCAGATATCGCTCGCATGGGTGTTAAAGCAGTACTAGCTGGTACGTTGTCTAACCTAATGGCAGCGACAATTGCAGGCTTCTGCTTAAGCCTAGCAGCTCTGTAA